ATCTTTCCACTCGTTCAGGTTGAAATGGAACCAGGGCCTGTCAAGGAAGGGGATGTATACCTTCTGGGCATTATTAGTCTCGACATCTTCACCAATTTCACCTGATGTGTCAACTGTGATTTGCCCTTTGTGGAACCCATAGCTTGTGACCCAGTCACATGTTACAATATTTTGAGTGAGGGGACTAAGAGAGACACGGCCGCTGCACACTATGTTACCGTCCAGTTCAAATTGGTAATTGAAGCTTCCAGTTGTTTGTATGCCCGCATTCGCCAGGGTGAAATTTATCTTCATTGTGCCCGGTATCAGTGGATTATTCGGTGCATTCCAGTCAATTGGCAGTGTGTATTTTATGTCCTTGACATAAATATCCTTGTCAGGAGGTGTCCCTGCTTTTTGGCTATTGAAGAAGAAAAGCACATCATCTTCTGTGAAATCGCTCCTGTTCCAGACAACAAACTCATCGATATACCCCTGCATATCAATGCCGTCAAGCCTTCCTATCCAGATCTTGTCACCCTTGGAATAATTTAGCGGGCCATATGGCTCACTGCTGTTCACCATCAATATACCATTTCTCCAGATGTAGAGCCTGCCTTGCTTAGGATTATAAGAGATGAAGAAATGGTACCATTGATTATCGTGAAAATAATTAACAGAGCCTTCACTATTACTCACAATTCCGTCGCGTGCTTCAAAGGTGGATCCCATACCGAAGCCGGAGGAGGTAAGTTTTTGAACATGGATATCCTTCCAACTTTGGTCCGGGTTATCAGACATCATAAAATAACCCTGACTTTTACCACCATCAATTTTTGAACCAACTGTATGGTAAAGCCAAAACATGATGCTTATACCATCCGAAGCTGTCCACTGCGCCGTGGAATTAAGATAATCTATTGAATTACCCATCGCTCTGGTATTAGGTGTGAAATCCGCACACCCATACCATTTGCATTTGGTCTTATCCGCATACGAAACAGTGTTCATTGCGGAAAAGACGTGCCCGTATACGCTGTAATCTTTCCACGGGTCAGAAAGGTTATTGAATGTTAGATTTAAGACCAGTGAAGGATCCTTGCCCACAAGTTCAGGTGTTAAAACAGCAAAACCTATTATTCCACCTTGTCGTATCGAGTAAAAAAAGAAAACCATTGTGACTAGGAGTATTCCCACCACAGCAATGCGTAGAATCTTGACTCGTTTGTCTTTATTTATCATTGTTGTATAATATGGTCAGATAAATACTTAATCCTAAGATTAATATATTCTTAGGGGTTTATATATATTTTGTTTATAGAATGATAAAAATAGCGAAAATTAACCTATAGGAAATAACCTTAATTTTCGTATGTTTTGAAATGAGTGCAAGGTTATTTCCTAATAAGCAAATCACTTATTCGTTAGGAACAAAGTTCCGGACAGTAATATTTAAATACAAACATGGAAGCTGATAATGTAGATGGAAGAATTTGAATATCGGTTCAAAAGGTTTTTAATTAATAACAAAATAGAGATTCTTATCGCGTGCCTCACTTTCCTATTTTTTTCCTTAACTCCGATTCGAGATTTTGGAGGTGACACGGTACCTGTTAAATATGTGACACTGAGTATTATAAATGAAGGCAATTTTGATCTAGATGAATATATAAGTTTTCTCAAAGTGAATTATCCCTATGATCCAGATAAGAATGGATTGCCTTATTATGTTGTCCGGGGTACTAATGATCATTATTTGTCTACTTATGGTGTAGGGGCACCAATGATATACTATCCATTTGTGGCTTTTGCTAATTATTTTTTGAAGTTTAGTACAGACAGCTGGTATAAATTAATGTTGACATTCAAAATTGCGTCTGCTATACTTATGTCTTTAGCTAGCATAGTTATATATAAAATTTTAAGATATAAAACATCCGACCGTGGTGCAGTGATTTTAACAGGAGCCTTTGCGTTGTGCACAAATGTGTGGACAATAAGTAGCCAAGCACCATGGCAACATGGACCCAATCAACTGATGCTATTGTTTGCGACATATTTTGTCATACGTGGAGAAAATGAATCAGAATATATAAAATATGCTGCCATTCCATTGGCCTTTTCTGTGCTGATTAGGCCTACGAGCGCATTGTTCGCCATTATTTTTAGCTTATATATAGTGTGGAAGCATCGAGATCAATTTGTCTACTATATGTTGATGGCATTGCCATTTTTTGCAGTTTACGCAGCTTACAATTATGCCTATTTTCAGAACATATTTGCAAGCGGACAATTGATTGCGAGTCAAAACATCGCATTGATTCAAACCAGTGATCAATATTTATGGTCGGGTGATATGATTCAAGGAATGATTGGTATCCTATTCAGTCCCAGCAGAGGTATATTCATTTATTCACCTTTTTTTGTGTTGTTATTTTTGAATGCCATGCCCTGGAAAAGAGAACCCATTGGGATATTGCTTTTAGTATGCTCAATAAGTTTGTTAATCACAGCGTCGCTATGGTTTAACTGGTGGGGAGGATACACTTATGGATATAGAACAATTTCGGATATTATACCATTTATTATCATATTATTATCGTTATCATTTAATGAAATGTATGGCACAAAATGGAAAAGGTCGATATTTTGGTTTTTGTTGGTGTTAGCATTTAGTATTCAAATGATTGGTGCCTATCTATATGATAATAGTTGGAACATTGAAAATAATGTTGATAAGAATCATGATGTCTTGTGGGATTGGAATAATACTCAAATTGGGTATTATATCAATAAAATGTTGTCCAGAGCTCCGGTTTACACTAATTCCCAGAGATACGGAGATTAGTAAGTGTGTTACATAACTAGGATATATCTGATTTAGAACTAATTTGTTAATAGATGTATCAATTAATCATGAGCATTGATTGGATTGTTTTTATAAGATGTCCGGATCTTAATCATGTTTTGCTAAAACAAATATTTGCCTTTTATTCTTGGAAAGTCAGCCAAAAAGGGAGTATAAACAACCATCAATTGCGATCATTTATGCCAATTTTCGCCACTACTTCATAGTAAAAAAAGACAACATTTATAAAGGCTATTTGCATTAGTCCGACCATGGGGAAAGTATGCATAATCCTGCCCACCTACAACGAAGCGGGCAATATAGAGGCCCTAATCCAGGCAATTTTCAAGGTAGCCAAAGGCATGAAAAAGTGGGACCTGCACATCCTTGTTGTTGATGACAACAGCCCGGATGGGACTGGCCAGATCGTGCAAAGGCTCCAAAAAAGATATAATAAACTGTTAATGCTGAAAGGCTCAAAGCAAGGCCTTGGAGTGGCTTACATAAGGGGCTTCAAGCACAGCTTCTCCAGGCTAAATCCGGACGTTGTCTTTGAAATGGACGCTGATTTCTCGCATCCTCCAGAATTAATCCCAAAAATGCTCAGGCAAATTGATGAAGGCGCTGATTTTGTGATTGGCTGCAGGTACATAAAAGGAGGCGCAACTCCTGACTGGGACTTCAAAAGGAAGCTCATCAGCAGGGGGGGCAATTTCTTTGCACGAATTGTGGCTGGGCTGCATAAAGTCCATGACTGCACATCGGGCTTCAGGGCGATCAGGACAAGCCTGCTGAAAAAAATTGACCTAAATAACCTCGGGGCCAAGGGCTACAGCTTCCAGATGAACCTGCTTTACGAGGCCGTGCTCAAGAAAGCTGACATAAGGGAAGAGCCCTTGGTTTTTTATGACAGGAAAAAAGGCAAATCCAAGATGAAAACAAAGGATATGGTTGAATTCTTTGTAAATTCATTCCATCTCAGGCTGAGAACATGGAAAAGGTTCATTAAATTCGCAATTGTGGGAGGCACTGGCGTTATTGTCAACACAGGAATCCTTGCATTGCTTACTGAATATTTTGGGGTCTACTACAGGATTTCAAGCATTGCTGCAATTGAGGCAGCAATTCTCTGGAATTTCTTTCTCAACAATGCCTGGACCTTTAAATCAAGCACAAACAAAGCATCGCTTTGGCATAAGGCATTAAAATTCCAGGTCATAAGCATAGGAGGGGCATTGATTAACTGGGCTGTTCTTGTACTGCTTACTGAATACACTGGAATATTTTATATTGTGAGCAATCTTATCGGCATCGCTGTGGCAACTGCTTGGAACTATTTGTTAAATGTGAGTTATACGTGGAGAGAAGATGAATGAGACAGACTACAAAGCATCAGATGATCCTTTTTATTTGTTTCGTTGTTTTGTTCGGAATATTTACCAAACCTTATGTAACTAGTGGGAATTCTGCATCCAGATTTGCAACTATGCAAGCATTGATTGAAGAAAATACTTTATCAATTGACAATACTATGTTTATCGGGAATGCACAGAGTTTTATAATTAATCAGACTTCGCCCTTAATGAGAAGGGACAGTGTAGAAGGAATAAATGGCACAAATGATAAAGCATTTATTGATGGAAAGTACTATTCAGATAAACCAATAACTCTGTCTCTTATTGGCGCCGGATTATATTCTGTTTTATATCATTTTTTTGGATTAAGTTTTAACAATAATGGTCCTCTTGTAGTTTATATATTAACGTTTCTCCTTGCTGCTATACCAGGAGCCCTAATAATTATTGTGTTTTATAGATTGTTATATTACTGTCAGATGGATAATAACTTGCGTTTTTTCATGAGTGCATTGTTGGGTGTTTCAACTTTAATTCTTCCATATTCAACCGTGTTAAATAATCATATTCCTGCTACGCTTCTGATCGGCATTGCAATTCTTCAGATTTTTAATATTCGTTTCTTAGAAAACAATAAAGATGTGCGCTCACAGTTTATTTATTTGGGGATATGTTTGTCCTTGACAACTGTGATTGATATGGTAATAGGTGGAATTTTCATGGTATTCACATTAATATATTTACTTTGTTTGAAATCTACTCGGAATCTTGTTCCCTATTTTGTTGTGGCACTACTCCCAGCTTTCATTTTACATGCGATGTTTACTATCCCGTTAACCGGGGATTTAAAGCCTGCCTCAATGCATCCGGAATTTTGGGATTATCCCGGGTCTGGCTTCAATGTTGATACATTAACTGGTGTTAAAATACATCACGCCAGTTTTATGGATTGGCTAATGTATAGTTTTCATTCTCTCCTTGGTTATAGGGGCTTGATGTCATATACACCTCTACTTGTGATTGGATCATTTTTCCTTATAGCGGAAATATTTCACCGGAAAAAATACTTTGCGGAAGCAATGTTAATAGGGACTTCAAGTATTTTTGTAATTTTGTATTATTTGTTAACAAGTGACAATTATGGAGGGTGGGCATATGGTATGCGATGGTTCGTTCCTCTGGTGCCGGGAATATTCTTTTTTACTGCATTTGCATTCAAAAAAACCGGATATGAAGGATGGAAAAAGATTGGATTATATGCAACTGTTGCATGGTCAATACTCTTTGCACTTGTTGGCACCTATGAACCATGGACAAACATGTGGCGGACACCAATTAGTTTTGTAAATAATCTATATTTGTTGCTTAAAGAGTTGATAAGATGAGTAAAGCCAAAGAAATATTTGTACCCGGGAATGAATGGAAAACAGCTGGCATTCTCACATTATTGATAGTCTTATTTTCTGTTTTGCCCTTAATAATGGGCTATGCTCAAGAACAGCCTGGCGAAGTATTTATGGGCGTTCCTGTCTATGTAACTGATGCCAACAACCACCTCCATCTTGCATTACAAGCCAAGGAAGGCGACATTCTCCTAACCAATAAGTTTACATCCGAAAACGTTCCAAACCTTTTCTTTAATCCTTACCATTTGCTTTTGGGCAATACTGCAAGGCTGTTTGGAATGCAGGTTATAACTGTTTACAACATTTATTGGGTGGTTCTTGCATTCGCCTTCCTGATTGTTTTGTATTATTTTATCAGTTATTTTGTCCAAGATAAAGCAACGCGATTGGTAGCTTTTATCCTGGCAGGCATTTCAAATGGATTGGGTTTTTGGTGGTTCCTGGTAAGGAAAGCAACGGGTTATTCCTTTGGCTCTGCTGATTTATGGCTCACAGACATGAATAATTTCCAGTCAATGCAAAATCCCCACTTTTCCCTATCACTTGCCTTGCTGATGCTGGTTTTGCTTTATGGCATCAAGTCTTTTGAGCAGAATAGCGCGAAACATGCTATAACAGCCGGCTTGCTCGGCCTTGCCTTGTCACTTATCCATCTTTTCGATGTCATTACCTTTGCCATTGTGCTGGCTGTATGGTTTGCCTACAGGCAATTGAGACTTGGCAAGTGGTCCTGGCCTGATTTCTGGAAATTATCGCTCATAGGCGCCATAACTGCGCCAGGCGTCATTTACTATGCATGGGTCTTTATTTTCAATCCGGCGTATGCTGCATGGAACAGCGCGAATGATACATTGACCCCTCCAATAGTTAGGGTAATTAGTGGCTTTGGCCTTGTTTTTTTCCTTGCAGTGGTTTATTACTTCCTGAATGGCCAAAATTTGCTGAAGAGAGAGAAGGCAATTGCACCCGAAGCATTTTTGGCAGTCTGGTCAATTGTTGGATTTATCCTGATTTATGCGCCTATCAATGTCCAAAGAAGGTTTATTTTAGGGCTGCAGATACCATTGGCAATTTTGGCAGCAATTGCTTTGGCCAGGCATTTGCCAAATTATCTGCCAAAAGCTAAGCATGTGGCAATAAGTGTGATTATAGTAATCATTGCCATTTCAATTTCCACCAACATTTACCTGACTTACAATCAAGTCAAGAACCTCCACAGCCAGACCGTTGGAGAGTTCCAGAACGTCAAATACCTTTCATCAGAAGAAGTGGACGCTTTGAAATGGATTGATGAAAATGTGGACAATTCAGCTGTGATCCTTGCCCCTCACAAAATCAGCAATTTCATCCCGGCTGCCACAGGAAACAAGATTTACTCAGGGCATTGGGCGCAGACAATTGATTTTGCTGAAAAATACAAAGATGTCCAGAAAGTTTATAATGAGGGCATGGACCCAGGATTGCTGCCAATAGACTATGTATGGTGGCCTGATTCAGGGGAATGGCTGGAAGGCAACGACAGGGCAGAAATATTCCATAAGCAGTACGGCAACGGCAAAATAGCAGTTTATGCCAAGGGTGAAGGATAAATGGGAACAGCAAGAAGGATTGCTAAGAACGCGGCAGTCACATTTTTTGGCGACAATCTCTTAAAAGTACTTAGCACAGTGCTTGTAATCCTTATAGCTCGTTACCTTGGCGATGTTGACTACGGAAAATTCACTTTTGCATTGTCATTTACCGGCCTGTTCCTTGTCCTCATGGACCTTGGAACAAGGATCCTGATTGTGAGGGACATTATCCAAAACAAGGATAAGGCGCCCAAGATAGTGGCAAATGTTTTGCTGCTGAAAGTTGTGAGCACCACGGTTGTTTATTTTCTGATGCTGGCAATAGCTTATTTCCTGTCATACGACCATAACACCATGGTGGCATTGGCCATTGCAGGCGCAGGCCTGATTTTTGACAGCCTGGCCGCGACTGTCGGCTCCATATTCCAGGCATATGAAAGACTTGAGTTCGGTGTAATGGCAAGGATAACAAGGATACTGCTGAGATTCGCAGTCACTGTCCCTTTGCTGCTAATGGGCGTTAGTTTTATTTGGATCCTTGTGATTTATGCTGTTGTCCACTTCATCAACTTCGTCATGGTTCTGGCAATTTGTTATAAGAAATTCGTAGCCCTGAATTTTGATTTTGACAAGAATATGATTGTCTCCATATTAAAACGCTCATTTCCGTTTTGGCTGTCAGGGATATTTGTGACTGTCTATTTCAGGATTGATATAACCCTGATGTCCAAGCTTGCGCCAACAGCCCTGGCTGGCGTTTACTCGGCAGTCTCAAGGGACGCAGTTATAGGCTGGTACAGCAGCGCTTACAATCTTCTTGATGCCGCAGCTGCCATCGCAGGCGCGGTCTCTGCGGCCATACTGCCGGTTGCGGTGGCCTATTTCAGGGATTCCAGGGAAAAGCTGATGAAGCTGTATTCCCTCGCCGCAAGGTACCTGGTTTTTATTGCAGTTCCTACTGCTGTCGGAACAACTTTGCTGGCAGACAAAATAATTGTCTTGCTGTATAAGGCGGAGTATGCCAACGCCAGCCTCGCCCTTCAAATCCTTATCTGGACAATGGTTCCATTGTGCATAAATTATATGATGGGGGCAATGATGATCGCCTCGCACCAAGAAAAGAAGGGAGTTTATGTTCTCATGCTGAATGCTGTTGTCAATATACTCCTGAATTTGTACCTTATCCCGAGATACAGCCTGTATGGCGCAGCAGTTGCAACAGTGTTGACAGAAATTTTCTATTTCGCAGGATATTACTTCATAATCAGCAGGAGCGTTGGCCACCTTGATTTTGTTAAGATGTTTGTAAAGCCTGTTGTTGCGAGTGCTGTTATGGGATTAGTAATCTTCAAGTTTATGGGCGGATTGCCTGTTGTGGTTGCAATAATAGCCAGCATGATCATATACGGTGCAGCCATGTTCTTGATGAAGGCATTGGAAGAGGAAGATATCGCCCTCATCAGGAAAATTTTCATCAGGAAAGAGATTTAAGGATAGAAAGCGGCGCTTTAATTGAATAGGACGGCAATAAGTACATTTATGGCGTCGGCGAATTTTTTTGCTCCGTGATTTTTGGCAGAGGAAATTGCGCCTTTCTGGAGCCTCAAACATGATTTCCGGTCTGCAATCAAATGATTTGTAAGCGCAATAAGCTCGTCTGTGCCATTCCATACAAACCCATTTATTCCATGTTTCACAATCTCAGGCTGTGCCCCGAGGTTTATGACAATCGGCACACATCCAGCGGCCATTGCCTCCACAGTTGTAATTCCGAAGTTTTCAAATTCAGTAGGATTGGTTTCCCCGTACCCTCTTGCATGCCAATAGATTCTTGACCGGCCAAGAAATTCAAGGACTTTGTTATGCGGCATATTGGTATGGAAATAAATTTTGGCCCCACTGGCCATTTGTTTTAATTTCTCAAAGTATTTAGCATCATATGCAGAATTATTTTCCTGGAATGAACCAATAAGGTGGAATTCCCAGTTGCTGAGCTTCATTTTCTTGAATGCGTCAATCATGATTTCATGCTTCTTCTCCCGTGAGAATCTTCCAACAGTGACAATGATATTTTTCTTTTTGCCTGGCCTGATTTTTTCAACATCGACAGGCGGAGAAATAACCGTTATTTCCTTATCTGTGAATTTCTTGGTATATCTCTTGGTGAATTCGCTGTTGCAGACAATGGAATCATACTGGAAAGCATTTTTGGGATTGACCAAAAAGGGCGATGTCAGCTTTTTCCAGCCCTTCTTCTCAGGAAAATAGGGAAAATGGATGTAGCAGATGGTCTTTGCCTTCAATTTGCTTGAAAACCATCCATTGGTGCCCGTATCTATGACCAGGTCATAATGGTTCAGGTCAGAAAGGTATTTGACATTCAGGCTCGATTTATAGGAAGGCAGGGAAGGCAGTTTGGAAATCATCATCGAATGCCTTCTGACCTTGAATTGCACTTTTGCCAGGTCCAGCCCAAAAAATTCAGACAGTTTAACAGGATCGGGCTTGGCGGCGCAGAGGACTTCCACATCATGCTTTTTGGACAGAAAGCTAGCTACTGTAAGTGCGACTGTCTCACCACCGCCGTAGTTATTGATTTGGGGATGGAATATTGCGATTTTCATGATTCACCTTTGGGTTTTTCTCGTTATGATTCTTAAACGCCGCTATGATTGCCGCTGAAGTGAAAAAGAACAGTGAAAAAGACT
This genomic stretch from Candidatus Woesearchaeota archaeon harbors:
- a CDS encoding glycosyltransferase family 39 protein yields the protein MEEFEYRFKRFLINNKIEILIACLTFLFFSLTPIRDFGGDTVPVKYVTLSIINEGNFDLDEYISFLKVNYPYDPDKNGLPYYVVRGTNDHYLSTYGVGAPMIYYPFVAFANYFLKFSTDSWYKLMLTFKIASAILMSLASIVIYKILRYKTSDRGAVILTGAFALCTNVWTISSQAPWQHGPNQLMLLFATYFVIRGENESEYIKYAAIPLAFSVLIRPTSALFAIIFSLYIVWKHRDQFVYYMLMALPFFAVYAAYNYAYFQNIFASGQLIASQNIALIQTSDQYLWSGDMIQGMIGILFSPSRGIFIYSPFFVLLFLNAMPWKREPIGILLLVCSISLLITASLWFNWWGGYTYGYRTISDIIPFIIILLSLSFNEMYGTKWKRSIFWFLLVLAFSIQMIGAYLYDNSWNIENNVDKNHDVLWDWNNTQIGYYINKMLSRAPVYTNSQRYGD
- a CDS encoding glycosyltransferase family 2 protein, which encodes MGKVCIILPTYNEAGNIEALIQAIFKVAKGMKKWDLHILVVDDNSPDGTGQIVQRLQKRYNKLLMLKGSKQGLGVAYIRGFKHSFSRLNPDVVFEMDADFSHPPELIPKMLRQIDEGADFVIGCRYIKGGATPDWDFKRKLISRGGNFFARIVAGLHKVHDCTSGFRAIRTSLLKKIDLNNLGAKGYSFQMNLLYEAVLKKADIREEPLVFYDRKKGKSKMKTKDMVEFFVNSFHLRLRTWKRFIKFAIVGGTGVIVNTGILALLTEYFGVYYRISSIAAIEAAILWNFFLNNAWTFKSSTNKASLWHKALKFQVISIGGALINWAVLVLLTEYTGIFYIVSNLIGIAVATAWNYLLNVSYTWREDE
- a CDS encoding flippase is translated as MGTARRIAKNAAVTFFGDNLLKVLSTVLVILIARYLGDVDYGKFTFALSFTGLFLVLMDLGTRILIVRDIIQNKDKAPKIVANVLLLKVVSTTVVYFLMLAIAYFLSYDHNTMVALAIAGAGLIFDSLAATVGSIFQAYERLEFGVMARITRILLRFAVTVPLLLMGVSFIWILVIYAVVHFINFVMVLAICYKKFVALNFDFDKNMIVSILKRSFPFWLSGIFVTVYFRIDITLMSKLAPTALAGVYSAVSRDAVIGWYSSAYNLLDAAAAIAGAVSAAILPVAVAYFRDSREKLMKLYSLAARYLVFIAVPTAVGTTLLADKIIVLLYKAEYANASLALQILIWTMVPLCINYMMGAMMIASHQEKKGVYVLMLNAVVNILLNLYLIPRYSLYGAAVATVLTEIFYFAGYYFIISRSVGHLDFVKMFVKPVVASAVMGLVIFKFMGGLPVVVAIIASMIIYGAAMFLMKALEEEDIALIRKIFIRKEI
- a CDS encoding glycosyltransferase family 4 protein encodes the protein MKIAIFHPQINNYGGGETVALTVASFLSKKHDVEVLCAAKPDPVKLSEFFGLDLAKVQFKVRRHSMMISKLPSLPSYKSSLNVKYLSDLNHYDLVIDTGTNGWFSSKLKAKTICYIHFPYFPEKKGWKKLTSPFLVNPKNAFQYDSIVCNSEFTKRYTKKFTDKEITVISPPVDVEKIRPGKKKNIIVTVGRFSREKKHEIMIDAFKKMKLSNWEFHLIGSFQENNSAYDAKYFEKLKQMASGAKIYFHTNMPHNKVLEFLGRSRIYWHARGYGETNPTEFENFGITTVEAMAAGCVPIVINLGAQPEIVKHGINGFVWNGTDELIALTNHLIADRKSCLRLQKGAISSAKNHGAKKFADAINVLIAVLFN